The nucleotide sequence AGTTGTTACCAAGGACATACAGCTTTTCAAATTTGGGTAGCAAATCGATAGGCAGCATACGTACCAAATTTTGCAGGATAGTTGTGGACACCACAATTCAAGCGGAAGGAATCCTATATGACAATGAAGTAGAGAACCGTTGTCACACTAACATAGTAGCATGTGACAATAAAAGAAACAAACAATAAACTGAAACGGTTGACAAAAATCTAGTCTATGTGTTGAACACGTTAATATGATTACCCATGAAAAAGAGGAACACATGTTCATATAAATAAACATGCCAACTTATAATTCCAAGTTTAAATATATCTGGAAATTACTTGTCTCTGTAGAATTGGTTGAAAGGTTGAAGTATTTATCCTTAACAAACAGCCTGTGTAAAAACTTCACCCACCTTTTTTAGCATGACATTTTAGCAAATAATTGATGTGCTTGCCAGCAAGCAAGACCCTGAAAATCAAAAAGTCCACTTGGCATCTTTTACCAATCTGACGGATGCTTAGACAATCTGAAGTTAATAGATGAATAAATAAATTGTATTACAGGGGGACTTCAACATGGAGAATCTGAAGAATTAGCCAACCGCAAGTCTAAACGAGATATGACGGAATCTCAAGACCTGCATGTTTTCACTCTATCCAACGGGGATTCAGATTTGCAGGAGCATGTGTTAAATCAATCAAAATATGGTACTGTACGTCAGTTCGTGGCACCGGCAACCGGCGGAGGAGCGTCGGTCGCGGCGACGGCGGCTGGCCGGCAGAGCGTCGGGCGTGGCGGCGGCTAACCGGGAGACTGGCTTGGAAGCGACCAGCGTGGCGGCGGCTGGCCGCGGAGCGGAGCCGACGGCTGGTCTTGGGATTGGGCAGGGAGCACCGGTCGTGGCGGCGGCTGGACGGGGCAGCATAAGGAATGCAACGTGGAATGGGCTAAGAACGGGTCCTAATACCCACCAACAATCAAAAAGCCCAGCCCACCTACGAAAGCCTGGCTCGGATAGTTCAGCGCACACAGGACACACGAAACAGCCCTAAAAAAAGGACACACGAAACGTTATTTTCCACTTAGCGGTGGCAGCCCCCCGTAAATTTCATCACCTCCTGATCGGACGCCTGTAGATTGCTATGCTATACTGGATCAACGGCTAGAATAATTCAGATGACGTGGCTCGCTGTGGATGAAGAGAAATAAGGTAAGTGGGGatcccttatttatttatttattttgaattggGGATcccctatttagatatagtagatgaTGTGAATGAGACGcatattaccatgaaaaaaaaagAATCGATTGGGCTGTTTGTCTCCTAACGCGTCCGCTACGGTTGGGATAAAATCACGTGTGCACTGTTGCGGGCCGGGCCGCGTTTGATCGAGCGGCGAGCATCCGGCCGCTCGTTTCAACCAGAAATTGCGTGGGCACTTTCAAGATTTTAGGAAACATTTATCACGCTATATCCAAACAAGGTATCTGCTTAGCTGCAAATGATCACGAAGCACACCAACAAGCGTTGCCGTTTCCCCTGAATTTGCGTGCATACCTCCATACGGGCACGGGTGCTGCGCTTCGCATATCTGTACTAACATGTATGACCCATCCTGGACCACGCAAACCTCTCCACAGACTGCATACGCCCAGTGCATAGGGTCTACAACAAACTTCAAAACCTGTAGTCGGAACGTTATTGCCATGTGGGACGCCTCCTGCTCGCGTGATGAGGAGCTGGGGGCGGAGAATCGACGGGCCGATGGGGGTATGGGCGTCGTCCTCTTCTATATCAGGCGTAGACCCATCGACCCATCTCTCACACAGGCATTTCTCCCGAAGAAGAGCCAAAGACTACTCCCCTTCTTCTTGCTTTGCTTGCCCCATCTCTACCGCAAGTGATCCTGCTTCCATTGCTCTGATCCGACCTTGGAGGCCGCATTGATGGCTGAATGGAGTGCCTGTTTCGACTGGGATGTGGCGGCCTCGGCGGCCGAGAACCACTACACGAGCTCCGGGCATGGCGGTATTGGACAACACTTCGTCCATAATGATGGTGGTGCTCCAGCCGGGGTGGTCATCACCCCGGGAGCCAGATCAAGAGCTTTTGGTGGCATCAACGAGATGGATCCCACCAGCTTCCCTGGCTACGGGAGCAGCGACGCTCCTATGGCAATCGCGGCGCCTGCTCGGGGGCCGTTGTGTGCCAGATCCAGCGGTCAGCGGCTGAGACAGTTCAAAGGGTCATGGACCGTGGAGGAAGACACGTATGTAGAAAATCCAACCCTAATTGTAAACCTTTTTCTTTGACCTTCATTAGCTACAACATCATCAGTTTTCTTTGTGATTTTTTTGCAGGCTGCTGAGGGCGAAGGTGCATGAGTTCGGCATAGGGAATTGGAAGAATATCGCGATGTACCTCCCTGGCCGGAGCGGAAAGCAGTGTCGGGAGAGATGGACCAACCAACTTGACCCCAACATTAAGGTGATCTCGCAAGATCTAAATTTCTTAACTCCCTAGTCCTTTTTAGCAGCTTGGTCTGGGGAATTTTGATGATCTATGATCAAGTGTGCTTACGAAAGAAATTATTCATTGCGTTAATCTGATTCGTCACCATTTGGAAGTGGGTATTAAATCCCGGATAAATAGTTAGTAGTCTTGCATGTCTTTAGTCTAATCAGTAAATGTGGCAATTAATTTCTTCATTGAGGCTACTAAATGATCACCCAagtatttttttttgaagaaagaAATTTGTAGGGAAGTGATTTTCTAAATTAATGGGATTGATGTTCCTGCCCACACATTAGCATTTGAAACTTGTACAAGGATTCTGTGTTCAATCCGTAGATAAATAAAATCTCACTTGCACGTGGAAATATCCAAATTTACTACTCCCTTCAtttacaaatataagatgttttagatgtTTCAATATGCACTACAATGATTGAATAAGTGAACAAACACGCTAAAACAAATCTATATACATacaattcaaaaaaaaagttagaacatcttatatttgtgaacgaagGGAGTAATTGACATTGTGTCTCATTTTTTATTAAACTAGATAATTGCCCATGCATTGCAATGGGAGTATAAACATTCTCGTAGATTAGCCCGTGATTGCACATCTATTATTATAATCTTAGGAAGTTTTTGTATGCAATTATCATGATTTACCTGTCATCTTATTGTTAAGCACTTATTTGGTAAGAATTTATAGAATTACCAAAGAAAATATTATTTAGGAGAAAGATCAGAGATGGGAGTCAAAAGATCATCTTATTGTTAATCACTCATTTGGTAAAAATTTATTGACTTGCCAAAATATGTTATTATCTGAGAGAAAAATCATATAGGAGAACGGAAGGGGGAACTATATATAGAGAGAGGTTTGACAAAGGAGAGGGTGAAATGTGAACATTaggttctttttaagtagtagagaagaGAAGATATTATTGGCCTCTAAGTGATAATCCAATTAAAAAATTATCTTGATTATTTGTCAAGTTATTGCTTCTACCTATTTGTGACTTGCGACAGTTTGCTATTCCTAAAGTAAGAGTCGATGTTCCAGCCTACAAATTAGCATTTGAGATGTCGTACTTTCTTTAGTTGAATCATGTGATTATACATCCAAAGATTTGCACCTATAGTTTGGTCACCATTCGGAAGTGGGTATTAACTCCCGAAAAATAGTTAGTAGTATTGCATGTATTTAGTCTACTCTGTGAATGTGGTAATTACTTTCTTCATTTAGACCACTAAAACTAATTTTGGGAAATTAATAGGGACCGATGTTCCTGCCCACACATTAGCATTTGAAATGTGTATGTGAATTTTGTGTTCAATCCATAAATAAAAAATCACACTTGCACTTTTACAAATATCCAAATTTGCTAATTGACATAGTGTGTCCTAATTTTTAAAATTCTTGGCCACTAAGTGATCGCCCGAACATTACTGAATTTGGACCACAATAGCCAGCTACCGTTCGCTGTCTAGGATGGCATTTGCAAATGGCGGAGCTGGCAGTTTTAGTGTTTGGGGATGGTATTTTTGACAACAACAAAAAGCAtgtcattttttatttttagtgcATCTTCATAAAAGAAAACTGCCACCATCAGATCTTGATCCTATGGTCTGTGGGGCATTTGCTGGGATTTCGTCCCCAGGAATGTTCCCTGGATAGAGATAAGATTACCAATTTTTTTGTCTTGATTATTTGTCAAATTATTGCTGCTGCATATTTGCGGCTTGCCACAATTGGGTATTCCCTAAAGTAAGAGTCATTCCAGCACACAAATTGCATTTGAGATGTGGTACTTTTATTAGTTCAATCATATAGATAAAATAAGTCACATGTTGATAGGCGGATGATACACatgttccaaaaatttgatggtgtTTATTTGTGAAATTGCTGCTTTTTATTTACTATGGTTTTCCTGAATTTGGTGAATATGAGTAGATGCTCCTGCTCTCGGGTTAGCATTTGAGATATGTGTGGACTGCGACAAAATTGAGCTCCGCTCCACTCCCTCCAGACCAAACTGACTGCACAAGGCGGACCATATTTTGATATGCAAGTGCGGCCTCCTTTGCTGAGGGAGATTTGCACGCCACCAGCCCATGCACCAAGCGCCCTACTCACTGCCATGAGTCCTATGATGAGTTGTGCATGCATAAACCCATGCACTGACCCCCCCGTTCCTCTTTGGGCATGATGAAGAACCGCATCCCATCTTCATACCTCGCTTCGCGGAATTCCTAGTGCTCTTGGACAACAATCCAATGATCACGATTGGATGCTTTGCATGCTAGTTGCGCTCCTGGCAGGGCCCTTGCCCCGCACACCACTTTTTGTGTTAGTGTTGCCACCCATTCTCCCTGCTCCTAGCTCCACTCCACCCTAGTCACCCACAACAAGGAGGCAGACACTCGTGAAGTTCACCGACTTCGAAAAGTCAGCATAGCCCATGCTTGCATGCCAAGAACAGGGTCATTCCCATCGCCCAGCTCCTGCAGAGGCTTCTTTACCAATGGATAGGAGTCATTGGTGAGGTTAAACAAGTCAATGAGGAAGAGACTAAATCTTTGTGGCTCTATTCTAGGAGAGGCTACCAGACATAGCGTCGCACTCCAGACGCTTTTCAAACTTGACTAAGATTTGACGATGATTGTGGAGTGTAGAAATATATTACCCATCTCTCTCAACCAGTTCGGTTTTTTGGATGTGCTGGTGGAGCATGAGTTCAATATGGTATCCATTCCAAGAGGTCTCAAGTTCAAGACCCTACTAATGCAGTATTAGTAAAGACTCTATGCCGTACATCGATCCCACGCCTAAGGACTAAAATAGCCTAGACGTGAGGggaagtgttgaaatatattgcccgtctCTCGTCAATAATTCAGATTTTTGGATGAACCACCTGGTGAATGAATATAGTATGGAGGATGCTTTGATGGAGCATTGTGGCAAAGGTGGCCATGCGATGCCATCCCCGACGAGTGAGTACATCACGGGGACAACCTGATCCCTTGGTTCACCTAATGATGCATTCATGATCCATCACCCAGTCACTCCCATGTTTGAGACATTATATAAGATTTTTCCTCCTCTGCCCATTGATCCTCAGGTGAAAGTAACAAGTGTTACATCTCCCTCTTTAAGACCTGCGATCCTCGAGATTTGTGGCTTGGTTCCCACAACATGATCCCTTGTTCACTGAATGAGTATTTTGGGCTTATTAGCCTTATGCATGGCGTGGCCAAGCTCATTGGCAAAACTCTTTGCATGAGGTTGGCTCTGCACATGAATGATATTGTTTCCATTGCACAAATTGCTTTCATTAAGAGGAGAAGCATCCATGATAACTTCATTTATGTGCCCAATGTGGCTAGAAGATTTTTACCACATCAAGACACACTTGCTCCTCTTCAAGCTCAACGTAAAGAAGGCCTTTGATTCCTTTAGGTGGGGACATTTTACATAAATGTTTAGTCACCATGGCTTCCAAGGCCACATCTGGGGATGAATCTTGACCCTCCCCTCCTTGACTTCTTCGCGAGTTTTGCTCAATGGGATTGCCGAGGACCAGATCAAGCATGGTTGTGGGCATTTTCAGGGGTGCACTGTCCCATTTGCTCTTTGAGCTCTCCATTGACCTGTTGCACCATATATTTAGCAGTTATATGACCTAAGGAAAACCCCATCCTCTTGGTGGGCGTCACACGAGCATTCATGGTTCCCTTTACCTTGATGATGTGGTTGTTTTATGTTCCCCTATCAAGCAAGAAGTCTAATTCCTCACCACCATGGTTGCCTCTTCTGGATATACTATTAGCCTTGTTACAAATTGTAGAAAGATCCATGTTGCGCCTATCTGGTGCAATAACACCAACCTTGATGACATACTCTAGTCTTTCCCGGCATGGTTCTGATCCTTCCCCATATGTTACCTTGCACTATCCCTCATGGTCAAAATATTAAGGATGGtccgctttcaacactttgaataTTGAGAAACTGGGAATTTAGCACCTTGGAGAGGGAAATATTTTGATACCGCAGCTTGCATGGTCTTGGTCAAGGCGCTTCTCACGGTTGTGGCCATACACCATCTTACAATATTTGACCTCCTCATGGAGATTTTTAAGAAGTTTGTCTTATATTGGAGGCAAGTGCAAAGTTAACTGGGAGCAACTTTGCAAGGTGGGGGAGTTTGTTGGCCCAAAAATTCTTAATCTTGGAAGTTTGCCATCATGCTTCGCTTACTATGGTTACTGCTTGACTAGGATGACCCACAGAGGGTGAGGTGCGGTATGGGGATGTCATGCAACAATGATGAAGTGATCTATTAGTGGCGGCCACTTAGGTATGAATGGTGAAAAAACTAAAGCCAAATTTTGGGAGTCATCATGGCTGGAGGGACTGATGCATAAAGATATCGCACCATTTTAAAAGAAAAATCCCACAAGAAAGGTGGCATTATGGACAAGGTTTTAAGAGATAAGTTTTGGGTTCTACAGACTAATAGTCAAGGAGGCCTCAAGCTAGAGCACATCCAATAATTCGTCATTCTGTAAGACAAACTTGCCAATTCATGTCGTCATCCAACCAGACATTCAAGATACAACCATGAGAAAGCTGACCAACGATGGGAATTATACCACCTCCTAGGCTTACAAGGCTCAGTTCATCGGCCTCATCTGATCCAACTTGCATTCCACAACTTGGAAGGTTTGGGCATCCTAAAATGTAAGTTCTTTGCTTGGTTATCCATCAAAAATAGGACTGAACAACAGAGGTTGCAATTTTGAGAGTGACCAAATTGCGTCTGGTGCCCTCTTTGCAACCAAGTGCAAGAATTAGTTGCTCGCCTCGTCATCAAGTGTCGGTTCTTGCCTCAAGTCTGGAATGACATGATCTCTTATCTTGGTCGTCATGCTAGTATGATGCTTTGTCATCATTTTGAAATGACGTGGTCTTGGTGGAAAGAAGTCCTCCTCAATAATTTGCAACCGAGGAAATCTCTATATTCTTTGCTCCTTCTTGTTCGATGGGAGATTTTGAAGGAAAGGAACACATATGTCTTTCAAAATAAAGTGATGCCGATGGCAGTCATTGCTCGCCTcatccaagatgagatgcctctttGGGCTATTGTGGGGGCTAAGCATTAGaaacaagataaatattttaatAAAATTTTGGTACTCTTAAACAACACAAATTTTGCCAACAACCAAAAAAGGTAAGATAAATCTAAAAGCAATGATGAACGGTGGATGCATGCATGGCATTTCCATGCATGGTAGAAAAATGACTCTCGACTGACTTCTAATTAAATAATGCTTCTGTGCACATGAGTGTTGTGTTGTGTTAAAAAGTAAAGGTAGTAGATACTACTTTCGATGTGTTGTGGTGTGTTCAGTTGTACTTCAATAGAATGTTATGCCAAAAATAATTAACTCATGAATACTTCCCTTGCAGACGAAAATCTGGACCGATGCGGAAGACATGAAGCTGATTGAGTTGCATCAGACCTGGGGGAACCATTGGTCGGTGATCGCCCGGCTACTCTCTGGCCGGCCGGCGAACACCATCAAGAACCACTACAATGCCACCAAGCGCAGTCTGAACTCGAAGCGCCAACTCAAGAAGAGGAACAGCGAGCAGCCACCACCTAGCCAGCTCTCCCGTCTTGCGAAGTACATCCGTAGCCTGGAGCCACACACCGGATCACCCACGGAGACACCTCCGGTGTCACCGTTGTATCATGACCAAGAGCACGGTGGGCGGATGGGGATGGCCGACAGAGACACTGCTGTCATCATCACCCCTACCATGCAGGCGCACCAGACCTACCCCAATCCGGCCATGACTGGTATGTACTACCACCCAAACCCGACCAACATGCAGTATTGGGCGCCAGATTTGAATCTCGCCGATGGGCAAAACGAGGGGTACTCATACTACATCCCTCCCAACGGGCACCTAAACCACCACCTGTCCTACGGTTTGTCGCCGGCGCAGATGGTTTGTGAGCAAGACATCCAACAGGTTCCCGATGGGAGCATGAGCATGTCCGTGTTCACCAGACAACATACCCTCCCGGCAAGCAACCTGAAGGCGGTGGCAGAGATGCACCGTCATTCCTTTGCCAATAACCAACTTGGCAACATGGGTGGTGGAGCTGGCAATTGGTCCTACTACTACGGCATGGACGTGGCTGGTCCGAGCAACCCTGCTGGAGGTAGTGGTAGCGGTAACGACCCTGATGACATCGATGTGGTGCAGATGGCCTCGAGGGAGTTTGCCCCGCAGGACCGGGAGGTGGTCACCCTCAATTGACTAACTAGATTCAAGTGAGACATACATGTCCCCATAGGATTTCATGTCTAAGGAGAACAATGAGATTATATGTGTGTTGTGCTTATGTACTTTGtttgatttgagtattttgtgaaGGTACTTTATGTGGTCCATTTGGGGAAGTACATTAATTTGCTCATGTTTGCTAATCCTTGGGAAATCATTTCAGTCGAGTTCGGTAGAGAAGAGGTAGCAAACGAggcaattgcaaaggtgagatggCCAGCCGAGACATCTCTAATGTACTTGAGACAGAAACGATGCTGCTAGCCTCGGCATCTCCATGGAGAATTCGTGTAGGGTTAATAGGTTCAGATTGAGAGGTGTGTGGTTGTCAATGATAGAATACATGGCGTGGTGGGTGGGAATTAGAGGGAAGGCATGAGCAGCAATAGATCGGACAAGAAAGGTTAGTGAGGCAACGTGTGGCAGCGTTGTCAGTTAGGGTGGAGGCGGCGGTCCTGCCGACGATACGAATGGGTCAGTAGGAAGAGGAAACCACTAGAGGAGGGAAAAGGGTGGCCAGCAAATTAACTAAAACGAAAAAGGAATGGCTAAATAGGCGGTTACTTTGTTGTACTAGTTGAGATACACTTGAGCTTCAGTTGATAGAGTTGAATAAGTGCAGTTGAAAAATATATAGATGTGTTGCAAACATCGCAATTCATATAGTGTAGCATTAGGCAATGCAGTTTTAAAAGTGCAACTGAAACATGCGATGCAGTTGAAATATTGTGGTTGAACGAGTGATATATGTAGTTGAAACACATGAAAAATATAGTTCAAACACATGATGAAGTTGTGAAAATGCTGTTGAATGAACTACATAAAGTGTATACTTGTTTCTTAGCAAAAAAACATTTAGGAGTTAGTATTCCACTTGTGCATATGCTTACGGTCTCCTTTTAGAAATTTGGTGAAGCCATGTCATTATTATTTATCACTAATTTTGCGTAGAGCGGCATATTTTCAACAATATCCTTTATCTCCTCCACTATTGCACTTCCTATTCATTTTTTTTCTAGTTCCACTCGATCAAGGGATCGATATGCATTGAGGGATTTTGACATTCTCTTCATATTCTCCAAACTTGATTGGCCGACAGAGCCATGCATCATAgcgtcttctctctctttgatgcAAGGAGCTACTTGTTGGgctctatggtagggtgcgtcgactgcaaattaaaatttcctacgtgcagaacaaccaagaacattccacgggagatggatcatagttcattaccactagacgaGCAGTGCCGTGCAACGGAGGAagagttgaggcagcgcgtccgcgtggatcgtctcctcctcatccgatctccctcgaacaaccggtcatccgatcccacgtacaagttcgccggagcggctcAAGCGCACCAACTCTAACGGTATccgtgcgtgcaggaggaacactgtgcggcggactgctaggtccgatcacacagtcggcggcgagtggaggtggctatttgcaacacatgcaaaccctagtcgcagtgccgaagcgatcaactacatgagtgtgccgcacctccactttatataggcatccgttgcgggctcaacacttgggcctcgcacggaccctaaagcccaaagtctacttggccacaatccgaatacagctcggaccACATCCgatcagtgtcctcggatccgacctcataggttccttcccttaagcgcgcgacccgttaggttcaagttggcttggtcacagttcggatcacctccgacctgcacggttggtagcagcctctagcaaggcatgccgaccaccaagcagactatgaagctggttaggtgaacctgtacaacttgtcacacttctgttccctttgcctcacgatatatgttgtcgggctcaaggcgagactgtcatccttgtgctttcccgacctctttcttgttccagtgataccaaccacaaaccggattatctcataatgcctgttgcatggccatgcttatcctggtcggatcacatgaggggcccaaagtatatctctcctggtcagaggggcaaatcccatcttgctcgaccatgtctcgcagcatgggagtggacaaacccgaaacctacctttgtaactacccagtcacggagtagcgtttggtcggcccaaagcaagtctgtcaccatcccaagtacatgcgtcaactcaggtcttaggacatag is from Triticum aestivum cultivar Chinese Spring chromosome 1B, IWGSC CS RefSeq v2.1, whole genome shotgun sequence and encodes:
- the LOC123077577 gene encoding transcription factor MYB77-like yields the protein MAEWSACFDWDVAASAAENHYTSSGHGGIGQHFVHNDGGAPAGVVITPGARSRAFGGINEMDPTSFPGYGSSDAPMAIAAPARGPLCARSSGQRLRQFKGSWTVEEDTLLRAKVHEFGIGNWKNIAMYLPGRSGKQCRERWTNQLDPNIKTKIWTDAEDMKLIELHQTWGNHWSVIARLLSGRPANTIKNHYNATKRSLNSKRQLKKRNSEQPPPSQLSRLAKYIRSLEPHTGSPTETPPVSPLYHDQEHGGRMGMADRDTAVIITPTMQAHQTYPNPAMTGMYYHPNPTNMQYWAPDLNLADGQNEGYSYYIPPNGHLNHHLSYGLSPAQMVCEQDIQQVPDGSMSMSVFTRQHTLPASNLKAVAEMHRHSFANNQLGNMGGGAGNWSYYYGMDVAGPSNPAGGSGSGNDPDDIDVVQMASREFAPQDREVVTLN